The proteins below are encoded in one region of Paraburkholderia aromaticivorans:
- a CDS encoding ABC transporter substrate-binding protein: MSEANESPAAAATDVKEKGLSRRTFIKGAVAAAGIAGFPYVHAQEKITLRYLGTAVNQSADIAKKFKEDTGIEIQYVPVTTDDVAKRIITQPNSFDIVDTEYFALKKLIPAGTLAGMDAKRIKLADKITPVLTRGEVNGKKIGDQGTAPKKVMFLTGPRSTEFSATPTEWMTLIPTTYNADTLGIRPDLIKRPIDSWAELLNPQFKGKAALLNIPAIGIMDSAMAIEAMGHMKYGDKGNMTKAEIDQTIKILIEAKRAGQFRAFWKDFNESVNLMASGEVVIQSMWSPAVTKVRTMGVACKFQPLKEGYRSWASGFGFPRSLQGKKLDAAYEFVNWFQDGWAGAYLMRQGYYSGVLETAKTHMQPYEWDYWIEGKPAAQDIKAPDGQLLEKTGTVRDGGSYNQRMGAIACWNAVMDENIYMVQKWNEFIAA, translated from the coding sequence ATGAGTGAAGCGAACGAAAGCCCGGCAGCGGCCGCAACCGATGTGAAGGAAAAAGGCCTGTCGCGCCGCACGTTCATCAAGGGCGCCGTGGCGGCGGCCGGCATTGCCGGTTTTCCGTACGTGCACGCGCAGGAAAAAATCACGTTGCGCTACCTCGGCACGGCGGTCAATCAGAGCGCCGACATCGCCAAGAAATTCAAGGAAGACACCGGCATCGAGATTCAATACGTGCCGGTGACCACCGACGACGTCGCCAAACGCATCATCACCCAGCCAAACTCGTTCGATATCGTCGACACGGAATATTTCGCGCTCAAGAAACTGATTCCGGCCGGCACGCTGGCCGGCATGGACGCGAAGCGCATCAAGCTCGCTGACAAGATCACGCCGGTGCTGACGCGCGGCGAAGTCAACGGCAAGAAGATCGGCGATCAAGGCACCGCGCCGAAGAAAGTGATGTTCCTCACCGGCCCGCGCTCCACGGAATTCTCTGCGACACCCACCGAGTGGATGACGCTCATTCCAACCACCTACAACGCGGATACGCTCGGCATTCGCCCTGACCTGATCAAACGGCCCATCGACAGTTGGGCGGAACTGCTCAATCCGCAGTTCAAGGGCAAGGCGGCGCTGTTGAACATTCCCGCGATCGGCATCATGGACTCGGCCATGGCGATCGAGGCGATGGGTCACATGAAATACGGCGACAAAGGCAACATGACCAAGGCCGAGATCGATCAAACCATCAAGATCCTGATCGAAGCAAAGCGTGCCGGCCAGTTCCGCGCGTTCTGGAAGGACTTCAACGAGAGCGTCAACCTGATGGCGTCGGGCGAAGTGGTGATCCAGTCGATGTGGTCGCCAGCGGTCACGAAAGTCCGCACCATGGGTGTCGCCTGCAAGTTCCAGCCACTCAAGGAAGGTTATCGCTCGTGGGCATCCGGCTTCGGTTTCCCGCGTTCGCTGCAAGGCAAGAAGCTCGACGCCGCCTATGAGTTCGTCAACTGGTTCCAGGACGGCTGGGCGGGTGCCTATCTGATGCGCCAGGGCTATTACTCGGGCGTGCTGGAGACCGCGAAAACGCACATGCAGCCGTACGAGTGGGACTACTGGATCGAAGGCAAGCCGGCCGCGCAGGATATCAAGGCGCCGGACGGCCAGTTGCTCGAAAAAACCGGCACCGTGCGCGACG
- a CDS encoding ABC transporter ATP-binding protein, whose product MIQPASTVLETKAADIELVHVSKQYGDSLAVDAIDLRIAGGQYCCLLGPSGCGKTSTLRMIAGHESVTDGDILIAGRNVTRAEPAARGTAMVFQNYALFPHLSALDNVAFSLKMRGIARDVRRKRAAELLDLVAMSAYAERKPAQLSGGQQQRVALARALLNQPGCLLLDEPLSALDPFLRVQMRAELKRWQKELGITFVHVTHSQEEAMALADLVVVMSHGRIEQSGTPHEVFNRPRTEFVARFLGGHNVFNTNGRSFTVRADHLRVVPHGITPVQNASGDNGMTRIGGVPCTVREAEYQGTHLRVTLDPLDGSPELVSLVSDNDYDPARLGPEARVVVWWEEQDAHPLAA is encoded by the coding sequence ATGATTCAGCCTGCTTCAACGGTGCTCGAAACCAAAGCCGCCGACATCGAACTGGTGCACGTGTCGAAGCAATATGGCGACTCGCTTGCCGTCGACGCGATCGATCTGCGCATCGCCGGCGGCCAGTACTGCTGCCTGCTCGGGCCGTCGGGATGCGGCAAGACCTCGACCTTGCGCATGATCGCCGGGCATGAATCGGTCACCGACGGTGACATTCTGATTGCCGGCCGCAACGTCACGCGCGCCGAACCCGCTGCTCGCGGCACGGCCATGGTGTTCCAGAACTACGCGCTGTTTCCGCATCTGAGTGCGCTCGACAACGTCGCCTTCAGCCTGAAGATGCGCGGCATCGCCAGAGACGTACGGCGCAAGCGCGCCGCCGAGCTGCTCGACCTGGTCGCCATGTCGGCGTACGCGGAACGCAAACCGGCTCAGCTATCCGGCGGCCAGCAGCAACGTGTCGCGCTCGCCCGCGCGTTACTGAATCAGCCGGGCTGCCTGTTGCTCGACGAACCGTTGTCCGCGCTCGACCCGTTCCTGCGTGTGCAGATGCGCGCGGAACTCAAGCGCTGGCAGAAAGAACTCGGCATCACTTTCGTGCACGTCACGCATTCGCAGGAAGAAGCGATGGCGCTGGCCGATCTCGTCGTGGTGATGAGCCATGGACGTATCGAGCAGAGCGGCACGCCGCATGAAGTCTTCAACCGTCCGCGCACTGAATTCGTCGCGCGCTTTCTCGGCGGTCACAACGTCTTCAATACCAATGGCCGGTCGTTTACCGTGCGCGCCGATCATCTGCGCGTCGTGCCGCATGGCATTACGCCCGTGCAGAACGCGAGCGGCGACAACGGCATGACGCGCATCGGCGGCGTGCCCTGCACGGTGCGTGAAGCCGAATATCAAGGCACGCATCTGCGCGTGACGCTCGATCCGCTCGACGGGTCGCCCGAACTCGTCTCGCTCGTCAGCGATAACGATTACGACCCGGCGCGGCTCGGTCCCGAGGCACGCGTGGTGGTCTGGTGGGAGGAGCAGGACGCGCATCCGCTCGCAGCCTGA
- a CDS encoding polysaccharide deacetylase family protein has product MNDIRNMPAAENRARQLLATHGRFAYRPITDSDAYRWPGGSGLAVYLGFNIEHFAFGEGLGAALGPISPQPDVLNHSWREYGNRVGAWRCIELFDQLALPAGTLINTALYDHCPELIAACVARGDELIGHGHTNAHRQSDLDETGERELLLHCRERIAEVSGVAPHGWLSPWISESHLTPDLLAETGYRYTLNWCHDDRPVRMATRGAPLWSIPYPQELNDLPMMVGRQMDGHAFADMIVDQFDEMLEQANRGAQPQALVMGIALHPYLVGQPYRLRHLRRALEHIAAARARGDVWFTTPGAIANHMDVLERDGIVRPAIA; this is encoded by the coding sequence ATGAACGACATACGGAACATGCCCGCCGCAGAGAATCGCGCGCGTCAATTGCTTGCCACGCATGGCCGCTTCGCGTACCGCCCGATCACCGACAGCGACGCGTACCGCTGGCCCGGCGGCAGCGGGCTCGCGGTCTATCTGGGTTTCAACATCGAACACTTTGCCTTTGGTGAAGGGCTCGGCGCCGCGCTCGGTCCGATCTCGCCGCAACCGGATGTGCTGAACCATAGCTGGCGCGAGTACGGCAATCGCGTCGGTGCATGGCGCTGCATCGAACTGTTCGATCAACTCGCGTTGCCCGCGGGCACGCTCATCAACACCGCGCTCTACGATCATTGCCCGGAGTTGATCGCGGCCTGCGTGGCGCGCGGTGACGAACTGATCGGCCACGGCCATACGAACGCGCACCGTCAGAGCGACCTCGACGAAACCGGCGAACGTGAACTGCTTCTGCATTGCCGGGAAAGGATCGCTGAAGTGTCCGGCGTAGCGCCGCACGGCTGGCTGTCGCCGTGGATTTCCGAGTCCCATCTCACGCCCGACTTACTCGCCGAGACCGGCTATCGCTACACGCTGAACTGGTGTCACGACGACCGTCCCGTGCGAATGGCCACACGCGGCGCGCCGCTCTGGTCGATTCCCTATCCGCAGGAACTCAACGATCTGCCGATGATGGTGGGCCGCCAGATGGATGGCCACGCCTTCGCCGATATGATCGTCGACCAGTTCGACGAGATGCTCGAACAGGCCAATCGCGGCGCGCAGCCGCAGGCGCTCGTGATGGGCATCGCCTTGCATCCGTATCTGGTGGGGCAGCCGTATCGCTTGCGGCATCTGCGCCGCGCACTCGAGCACATCGCCGCGGCGCGCGCCCGAGGCGACGTATGGTTCACCACGCCGGGCGCCATTGCAAATCATATGGACGTGCTGGAGCGGGACGGCATCGTGCGCCCGGCCATCGCATGA
- a CDS encoding GntR family transcriptional regulator, giving the protein MNAKAGAATAKKPLKDDTDLDARIYQSIFDGVLNHRLTPGTKLPEPELCQLFGVGRAVVRRVLEKLAYDGIVVLRPNKGAVIAEPTPEETREIFEARRSVERMLVELAVQRANAKDIKALRQQLASEHEAMHRFDQPSWATLASGFHMRIAALAGNSILQNYLKELVSRCSLIVGVYEPPGHAPCEHAEHAAIVDCIEARDAAGAMAHMEAHLRDLEERIEISRMRGEKSLGQLLGITVSVTPNQASTWKSISKRSPNTSVTS; this is encoded by the coding sequence ATGAACGCGAAAGCCGGCGCGGCCACCGCGAAAAAGCCCCTGAAAGACGACACGGATCTCGACGCACGCATCTATCAGTCGATTTTCGACGGCGTGCTGAATCATCGTCTGACGCCGGGCACGAAGCTGCCGGAGCCCGAGTTGTGCCAGTTGTTCGGCGTGGGCCGCGCGGTGGTGCGGCGCGTGCTGGAAAAGCTCGCGTATGACGGCATCGTCGTGTTGCGGCCGAACAAGGGCGCGGTGATCGCCGAACCCACGCCCGAGGAAACGCGCGAGATCTTCGAAGCGCGCCGCTCCGTCGAACGGATGCTGGTCGAACTCGCCGTGCAGCGCGCGAACGCCAAGGACATCAAGGCGTTGCGTCAACAGCTCGCGAGCGAACATGAAGCGATGCATCGCTTCGACCAGCCTTCGTGGGCGACGCTCGCCAGCGGCTTTCATATGCGCATCGCTGCGCTGGCCGGCAATTCGATCCTGCAAAACTATCTGAAGGAACTGGTCTCGCGCTGCTCGCTGATCGTCGGCGTGTACGAGCCGCCAGGGCACGCGCCGTGCGAACACGCGGAGCACGCGGCGATCGTCGATTGCATCGAGGCGCGCGATGCGGCAGGCGCGATGGCGCATATGGAAGCGCATCTGCGCGACCTCGAAGAACGGATCGAAATCTCGCGGATGCGCGGCGAAAAGAGCCTCGGCCAGTTGCTCGGCATCACCGTATCAGTCACTCCCAACCAGGCGTCGACATGGAAATCAATTTCGAAGCGATCACCGAATACCAGCGTTACAAGCTGA
- a CDS encoding flavin reductase family protein translates to MEINFEAITEYQRYKLMASLIVPRPIALVTTLGADGTINAAPFSMFNMLGEEPPIVMISVNRVADGTLKDTAVNIVRTGEFVVHLADEAIADKMHRCGARLPPNVSELAEVGLTPVPSSHVKPPRIAEAPVAFECTTWETLETTSRQIFIGRVHRLHARDELIDTETWRVRLQHYFPVGRFGASDYVTTRDRFNLG, encoded by the coding sequence ATGGAAATCAATTTCGAAGCGATCACCGAATACCAGCGTTACAAGCTGATGGCGAGCCTGATCGTGCCGCGTCCGATCGCGCTCGTCACCACGCTCGGCGCCGACGGCACGATCAACGCGGCGCCGTTCTCGATGTTCAACATGCTCGGCGAAGAGCCGCCGATCGTGATGATCAGCGTCAACCGCGTGGCCGACGGTACGCTCAAGGATACGGCGGTGAACATCGTGCGCACCGGCGAGTTCGTGGTGCATCTCGCGGACGAAGCCATCGCGGACAAAATGCATCGCTGCGGAGCAAGACTGCCGCCGAACGTGAGCGAACTCGCCGAAGTCGGCTTGACGCCGGTGCCGAGTTCGCACGTCAAGCCGCCGCGCATCGCCGAAGCGCCGGTCGCGTTCGAGTGCACGACATGGGAGACGTTGGAGACGACGAGCCGGCAGATTTTCATCGGACGCGTGCATCGGCTGCACGCGCGGGACGAGTTGATCGACACGGAAACGTGGCGTGTTCGGCTACAGCATTATTTCCCGGTGGGCCGCTTCGGCGCGAGCGACTATGTGACGACGCGGGACCGCTTCAACCTCGGCTGA
- a CDS encoding gamma-glutamyltransferase family protein, protein MHNLKPAGTHGGMVTSPHALASEAGRDVLRAGGNAIEAAIAIGAALCVTYPHFTGLGGDAFWVIGDREGTLRTLSGIGQAAAQLPEFNGAIPLRGPASAITTAATVDTWHQAYEISQSVWGGMQSWSSLFDRALEFAADGFPVTPSQHFWQTLRADELQALPGFAATFAPHGPIPAIDERFVQPALAKSLDRIARFGAREFYEGDLAERIADGLRQAGSPLSASDLARTHARNEAPLRVAYRGGELVSLQPPTQGVTTLQIMGMLERFDLGSIPEGSADYYHLLVEAVKCAFVDRDRLVSDPEFNSVPVDEMLSPATLDAHARSIHLRKARAWPHVFRPGDTVFIGATDREGRSVSVLQTVYFDWGSGVVAGDTGILWHNRGASFSTNPAHHNAVQPGKRPFHTLNPGMYVKDGRPQLLFGTQGADGQPQTLAAILTRLIDYGMDPLTALARPRFLLGKTFSDTRDALKLEADAGADVFAALAARGHEVSAIAAQSPLAGHPGVIRIEADGSASGAHDPRSDGRALAV, encoded by the coding sequence ATGCACAATCTGAAACCCGCCGGCACTCATGGCGGCATGGTCACCAGTCCGCATGCGTTAGCTAGCGAGGCCGGCCGCGATGTCCTGCGCGCGGGCGGCAATGCCATTGAAGCCGCCATCGCGATCGGCGCCGCGCTGTGCGTGACGTACCCGCATTTCACGGGCCTCGGCGGCGACGCCTTCTGGGTGATCGGCGACCGTGAAGGGACGTTGCGCACGTTATCGGGCATCGGCCAGGCCGCGGCGCAACTGCCGGAGTTCAACGGTGCGATTCCATTGCGCGGTCCGGCTTCTGCCATCACCACCGCCGCGACCGTTGATACATGGCATCAGGCTTACGAGATCAGTCAAAGCGTTTGGGGCGGCATGCAGTCGTGGTCGTCGCTGTTCGACCGTGCGCTCGAGTTTGCCGCCGACGGCTTTCCTGTCACGCCGTCGCAGCATTTCTGGCAAACCCTGCGCGCCGACGAATTGCAGGCGTTGCCCGGCTTCGCGGCGACCTTTGCGCCGCACGGCCCTATTCCCGCGATCGACGAGCGCTTCGTTCAGCCGGCGTTGGCAAAGAGCCTCGACCGTATTGCGCGTTTCGGCGCGCGTGAGTTCTACGAAGGCGACCTGGCTGAGCGGATCGCGGATGGTCTCCGGCAAGCCGGTTCGCCACTCAGTGCAAGCGACCTCGCCCGCACGCATGCGCGCAACGAAGCACCGCTGCGGGTCGCTTATCGCGGCGGCGAACTGGTGAGCTTGCAGCCGCCCACGCAAGGCGTGACGACCTTGCAGATCATGGGCATGCTGGAGCGTTTCGACCTCGGATCGATTCCGGAAGGCAGCGCCGATTACTATCACCTGCTCGTGGAAGCGGTCAAATGCGCGTTCGTGGATCGTGACCGCCTTGTCTCTGACCCGGAGTTCAACAGCGTGCCGGTTGATGAGATGCTCTCGCCCGCCACGCTCGATGCCCACGCCCGCTCGATCCATCTGCGTAAAGCGCGCGCGTGGCCGCACGTGTTTCGTCCGGGGGATACGGTGTTCATTGGCGCGACGGATCGCGAAGGCCGCAGCGTGAGCGTGCTGCAAACGGTCTACTTCGATTGGGGCAGCGGCGTGGTAGCGGGCGACACCGGCATCCTGTGGCACAACCGCGGCGCGTCGTTCAGCACGAACCCCGCGCATCACAATGCCGTGCAGCCGGGCAAGCGGCCGTTCCATACGCTCAATCCTGGCATGTATGTGAAGGACGGCCGCCCGCAGCTGCTGTTCGGCACGCAAGGCGCGGACGGTCAGCCGCAAACGCTCGCCGCGATTCTCACGCGGCTGATCGACTACGGCATGGATCCGCTGACCGCCCTCGCCCGTCCGCGTTTTCTGCTCGGCAAGACTTTCTCCGACACGCGCGACGCGTTGAAGCTCGAAGCCGACGCCGGCGCCGACGTGTTCGCGGCGCTCGCCGCGCGCGGACATGAAGTCAGCGCGATCGCGGCGCAGAGTCCGTTGGCCGGACATCCGGGCGTGATTCGCATCGAGGCGGACGGATCGGCCTCGGGCGCGCACGATCCTCGCAGCGACGGCCGGGCGCTCGCGGTGTGA
- the atzF gene encoding allophanate hydrolase has protein sequence MTVKGLLAAYAAGSLTPTEAVSSALARIDKIERPEVWILRVPAADVQARAQALAALYDAQGSAVFEQMPLFGVPFAVKDNIDVAGLPTTAACDSFAYTPDTSAFAVQRLIDAGAILIGKTNLDQFATGLVGTRSPFGAVRHSESPLRVSGGSSSGSAVAVATGCVAFSLGTDTAGSGRVPAGFNGLAGLKPSLGLVSKRGVVPACRSLDTISVFAHDVDDAWRVLSEIACFDSLDGYSRKVPSLGLLRSAPRIGVPERLEFYGDAIASLAFSTAFDTLTTQIHLPTQAIDFEPLKAVSALLYDGPWVAERRAALGTFFETHHEAIDAVVAKVIGKAEQFSAADAFNGQYALADLKRHAEALFETIDILIVPTTPTHPLIADVQANPVELNSQLGYYTNFVNLLDLCALAVPCQRRSDGLPAGVTLIAPSGADRRLAELGARIQALFADTTEIVEASTTTATLIQPLPFQEPTVTLAVVGAHLRGQPLNWQLQEAGARFVKATHTAPGYQLYALANTQPPKPGLVRSTQQQGQPIAIELWEVPLRSFGQFVADVPAPLGIGTLQLADGHSVKGFICEPSAVSEDSGALDITSFGGWLAYLASLKANPQADTQANAL, from the coding sequence ATGACGGTCAAAGGTCTGCTCGCGGCATACGCTGCAGGGAGCCTGACGCCGACCGAAGCCGTGTCGTCGGCGCTGGCGCGAATCGACAAGATCGAGCGGCCGGAAGTCTGGATTCTGCGCGTGCCGGCAGCCGACGTGCAGGCACGCGCGCAAGCGCTCGCAGCGTTATACGACGCGCAGGGTAGCGCCGTATTCGAACAGATGCCGCTCTTCGGCGTGCCGTTCGCCGTCAAGGACAATATCGACGTCGCCGGCTTGCCGACTACGGCCGCTTGCGACTCCTTCGCTTACACGCCGGACACGTCGGCGTTCGCCGTGCAGCGGCTCATCGATGCCGGCGCCATCCTGATCGGCAAGACCAATCTCGATCAGTTCGCCACCGGCCTCGTCGGTACACGTTCGCCGTTTGGCGCCGTGCGGCACAGCGAGTCGCCGCTGCGCGTGTCGGGTGGTTCGAGTTCGGGCTCGGCGGTCGCGGTGGCGACGGGTTGCGTGGCGTTTTCGCTCGGCACCGACACCGCGGGTTCCGGCCGTGTGCCGGCCGGATTCAATGGGCTGGCCGGTCTGAAACCTTCGCTGGGACTGGTCAGCAAACGTGGCGTGGTGCCCGCGTGCCGAAGCCTCGATACGATCTCGGTGTTCGCCCACGACGTCGACGATGCCTGGCGCGTGCTCAGCGAAATCGCCTGCTTCGACTCGCTCGACGGCTACTCGCGCAAGGTGCCGAGCCTTGGCCTGCTGCGTTCGGCTCCGCGCATCGGCGTGCCGGAGCGATTGGAGTTTTACGGCGACGCTATCGCGAGCCTGGCGTTTTCAACCGCATTCGACACGCTCACGACGCAGATCCATCTGCCAACGCAAGCGATCGACTTCGAGCCGCTCAAAGCGGTCTCCGCCTTGCTCTACGACGGCCCCTGGGTCGCGGAGCGGCGCGCGGCGCTCGGCACGTTCTTCGAAACCCATCACGAAGCGATCGATGCGGTCGTGGCCAAAGTGATCGGCAAGGCCGAGCAGTTCAGCGCCGCCGATGCCTTCAACGGCCAGTACGCGCTAGCCGATCTGAAGCGGCACGCCGAAGCGCTGTTCGAAACCATCGACATCCTGATCGTGCCCACCACGCCGACGCATCCGCTGATCGCCGACGTGCAGGCCAATCCCGTCGAATTGAACAGCCAGCTTGGCTATTACACCAACTTCGTCAACCTGCTCGATCTCTGCGCGCTGGCCGTGCCGTGTCAGCGGCGCAGCGACGGTTTGCCCGCCGGCGTCACGCTGATCGCACCGAGCGGCGCCGACCGCCGTCTCGCCGAACTGGGCGCGCGGATTCAGGCGTTGTTCGCGGACACCACCGAAATCGTCGAGGCATCAACAACAACGGCCACGCTCATCCAGCCGCTGCCGTTCCAGGAGCCCACCGTCACCCTCGCGGTGGTTGGCGCGCATCTGCGTGGCCAGCCGTTGAACTGGCAACTCCAGGAAGCCGGCGCGCGTTTCGTGAAAGCGACGCACACGGCACCCGGCTACCAGCTCTACGCGCTCGCCAACACCCAGCCGCCGAAGCCCGGCCTCGTGCGTTCAACGCAACAGCAAGGCCAGCCGATCGCCATCGAACTCTGGGAAGTGCCGCTGCGCAGCTTCGGCCAATTCGTCGCCGACGTGCCCGCGCCGCTCGGCATCGGCACGTTGCAACTCGCCGACGGCCACAGCGTGAAGGGCTTCATCTGCGAGCCGTCGGCGGTAAGCGAGGACAGCGGCGCGCTCGACATCACGTCGTTCGGCGGCTGGCTCGCGTATCTCGCCAGCCTCAAGGCCAACCCGCAAGCCGATACCCAGGCCAACGCTCTTTAA
- a CDS encoding BMP family ABC transporter substrate-binding protein — translation MTSRRNFIKSASLLTLGNILPIQSVFAAPKTTVGVIYVGARGDYGYNQAQAQAAAVIKKMPDVKVVEEENVPETIAVQKTMEAMIEQDGATLIFATSFGYFDPHVLKMAAKYPKVRFAHCGGLWKQGNPSNITSYFGYIDECQYLNGVVAGHMTKSKKLGFVAAKPIPQVLRNINSFTLGAQSVDPSITTQVIFTGDWSMPVKEAEATNSLVDQGCDVLTCHVDGPKVVVETAEKRGAMSCGYHASQAALAPKGYLTGAEWDWATPYKQLVTGAQAGTPQPNVLRGGLKEGFVKMSPYGAKVTAAAKQNADSIRSSMVAGNFVIFKGPMKDNKGGTAIASGASHNQTDYTLESMNYLVAGVVGQI, via the coding sequence ATGACCAGCCGCCGCAATTTCATCAAGAGCGCCAGCCTGTTGACGCTCGGCAATATTCTGCCCATCCAGTCGGTGTTCGCCGCGCCGAAGACCACCGTCGGCGTGATCTACGTCGGCGCGCGCGGCGACTACGGCTACAACCAGGCGCAGGCACAAGCCGCCGCGGTGATCAAGAAAATGCCCGACGTGAAAGTAGTGGAAGAAGAGAACGTGCCCGAAACCATCGCCGTGCAGAAGACCATGGAAGCGATGATCGAACAGGACGGCGCGACGCTCATCTTCGCGACCTCGTTCGGCTACTTCGACCCGCACGTGCTGAAGATGGCGGCGAAGTATCCGAAGGTGCGATTCGCCCATTGCGGTGGCTTGTGGAAGCAGGGCAACCCGTCGAACATCACCAGCTATTTCGGCTATATCGACGAATGCCAGTACCTGAACGGCGTGGTCGCCGGCCATATGACGAAGAGCAAGAAACTCGGCTTCGTCGCGGCCAAGCCCATTCCGCAGGTGCTGCGCAACATCAATTCGTTCACGCTCGGCGCGCAGTCGGTCGATCCGTCGATCACCACGCAGGTGATTTTCACCGGCGACTGGTCGATGCCGGTGAAGGAAGCCGAAGCCACCAACAGCCTCGTCGATCAAGGGTGCGACGTGCTGACCTGTCACGTCGACGGTCCGAAGGTCGTGGTCGAGACAGCGGAAAAACGCGGCGCGATGAGTTGCGGCTATCACGCGAGCCAGGCCGCGCTCGCGCCCAAGGGTTATCTGACCGGCGCGGAATGGGATTGGGCGACGCCGTACAAGCAACTGGTGACGGGCGCGCAAGCCGGCACGCCGCAACCCAACGTGCTGCGCGGCGGCCTGAAAGAAGGCTTCGTGAAGATGTCGCCGTACGGCGCGAAGGTCACGGCCGCCGCGAAGCAGAACGCCGACTCGATCAGAAGCAGCATGGTGGCCGGCAACTTCGTGATCTTCAAAGGCCCGATGAAGGACAACAAGGGCGGCACGGCGATCGCCTCGGGCGCGAGCCACAACCAGACCGACTACACGCTCGAAAGCATGAACTATCTGGTCGCGGGCGTCGTCGGCCAGATCTGA
- a CDS encoding ABC transporter permease, with translation MRPNASAARVMLSLLPALPTVLAVLGTLLLFSLFLLVQGQPAPDAIALIFQGAFGSSFAWQSTLLRAAPLMLTALCVALPAQVGLIVIGGEGALALGGMCAAIVPQMLPHNTPWLIATPLMALAGMLAGGVWIGAVGALRQWRGVNETISSLLMSYIAIAVFKHLVEGPLRDPASLNKPSTLPIPDAMMIGSIPGLDTHWGLVWGVVACIAAWVFVKFSTKGFAMRVVGGSNRAARLVGLPVNALALTACVLGGAAAGLGGMFEVAAVQGSANASLLAGYGYAGILVAFAARQNPLAIIACALMIGGIEASGSLLQRRLDLPDATTLVLQGLLFANLLAWEALGGRIAAWRVKLQAAAQTDLPVQLEQTHA, from the coding sequence ATGCGCCCCAATGCCTCTGCCGCGAGAGTGATGCTCTCGCTCCTGCCCGCGCTGCCGACCGTGCTGGCGGTGCTCGGCACCTTGCTGCTGTTCTCGCTGTTTCTGCTGGTGCAGGGACAACCGGCGCCCGACGCGATCGCGCTGATTTTCCAGGGCGCGTTCGGCTCGTCGTTCGCCTGGCAAAGCACCTTACTGCGCGCCGCGCCGCTGATGCTCACAGCCTTGTGTGTGGCATTGCCAGCACAGGTCGGGTTGATCGTGATCGGCGGCGAGGGCGCGCTTGCGCTGGGCGGCATGTGCGCCGCCATCGTCCCGCAGATGTTGCCGCATAACACGCCCTGGCTTATCGCCACACCGTTGATGGCGCTCGCCGGCATGCTCGCCGGTGGCGTCTGGATCGGCGCGGTCGGCGCGTTGCGGCAATGGCGTGGCGTCAACGAGACCATCAGCAGCCTGTTGATGTCGTATATCGCGATCGCCGTGTTCAAGCATCTGGTAGAAGGGCCGCTGCGCGATCCCGCGAGCTTGAACAAACCGTCGACGCTGCCAATACCCGACGCAATGATGATCGGCTCGATCCCCGGCCTCGACACGCATTGGGGATTGGTCTGGGGCGTCGTCGCGTGCATCGCGGCATGGGTGTTCGTGAAGTTCAGCACCAAGGGCTTTGCCATGCGCGTAGTGGGCGGCAGCAATCGCGCCGCGCGTCTGGTCGGCTTGCCGGTCAATGCGCTTGCGCTGACCGCCTGCGTGCTGGGCGGCGCCGCGGCCGGCCTCGGCGGCATGTTCGAAGTTGCGGCGGTGCAGGGCAGCGCGAACGCGTCGCTGCTCGCGGGCTACGGTTACGCGGGCATTCTCGTTGCCTTCGCCGCGCGCCAGAATCCGCTCGCGATCATCGCGTGCGCGCTGATGATCGGCGGCATCGAGGCGAGCGGCAGTCTGCTGCAACGGCGCCTCGATCTGCCCGACGCCACCACGCTCGTCCTGCAAGGGCTGCTGTTCGCCAACCTGCTCGCCTGGGAAGCGCTCGGCGGCCGCATCGCCGCATGGCGCGTGAAATTGCAGGCCGCCGCGCAGACCGATCTCCCCGTGCAACTGGAGCAGACCCATGCCTGA